The following proteins come from a genomic window of Bactrocera tryoni isolate S06 chromosome 1, CSIRO_BtryS06_freeze2, whole genome shotgun sequence:
- the LOC120766203 gene encoding transcription initiation factor IIA subunit 1 isoform X2: MKQNWRAKLMASKAVEINPEPPEPQPPPIVANNPKAATAKAKKAAAAAAAAAAQQNSSNNATNDIKPSIAQLQSNVVNGAGTIGGPTTSAAANNSAAMNGGLKQELGKSVSTLSGGLGNSLQKSNVIGSAQTGAAPVASSSGIGGGVGGSQPQSTNSTIPIVATLDPNRIMPVNITLPAQTGSMNTESRVLTIHVPASALQDNQLTQILTAHLISSIMSLPTTLASSVLQQHVNAALINSNMQKSFNASKQLDGAVDTSDEDESEESDDNMDNDDDDDLDKDDDEDAENDGGAEEEPLNSDDDVTDEDASDVFETDNVIVCQYDKITRSRNKWKFYLKDGIMNIGGKDYVFQKSNGDAEW; encoded by the exons ATGAAACAAAATTGGCGGGCAAAACTAATGGCAAGCAAAGCTGTGGAAATAAATCCGGAACCTCCAGAGCCACAACCGCCACCAATTGTAGCCAATAATCCGAAG GCTGCCACCGCCAAAGCTAAGAAAGCAGCAGCGGCTGCCGCTGCAGCTGCAGCTCAACAAAACAGCAGTAATAATGCAACCAACGATATAAAACCAAGCATTGCACAGCTACAGTCGAACGTGGTAAATGGAGCTGGTACTATCGGTGGTCCGACCACATCAGCTGCAGCCAACAACTCGGCCGCAATGAATGGAGGTCTTAAACAGGAGTTGGGAAAGTCAGTGTCGACACTAAGCGGCGGATTGGGCAACAGCTTACAGAAATCGAATGTGATTGGCAGCGCGCAAACAGGTGCAGCACCAGTAGCTTCTTCATCAGGAATAGGCGGTGGTGTAGGTGGGTCACAGCCACAATCAACAAATTCAACCATACCGATTGTAGCCACACTTGATCCGAATCGCATTATGCCTGTAAAC ATAACATTACCCGCTCAAACTGGCTCCATGAACACAGAATCTCGCGTGCTCACCATACATGTTCCAGCATCGGCGCTTCAAGATAATCAGCTAACACAAATTTTGACCGCGCATTTAATTTCGTCTATAATGTCGTTGCCAACAACGCTGGCCTCCTCAGTGTTGCAGCAGCACGTGAATGCGGCGCTCATTAATAGCAACATGCAGA aaagttTCAATGCTTCAAAGCAACTTGATGGCGCTGTAGACACTTCAGACGAAGACGAAAGTGAAGAAAGCGATGATAACATGGACaatgatgatgacgatgattTAGATAAAGACGATGACGAAGACGCGGAAAACGACGGTGGCGCCGAAGAAGAACCGCTCAACAGTGATGATGATGTGACGGACGAGGATGCCAGCGATGTATTCGAAACGGATAACGTTATTGTTTGTCAGTACGATAAG ATCACACGTTCACGTAACAAATGGAAGTTTTACCTCAAGGATGGTATTATGAATATAGGTGGGAAAGATTATGTATTCCAAAAGTCCAATGGAGACGCGGAGTGGTAA
- the LOC120766203 gene encoding transcription initiation factor IIA subunit 1 isoform X1, whose protein sequence is MKQNWRAKLMASKAVEINPEPPEPQPPPIVANNPKPSKAATAKAKKAAAAAAAAAAQQNSSNNATNDIKPSIAQLQSNVVNGAGTIGGPTTSAAANNSAAMNGGLKQELGKSVSTLSGGLGNSLQKSNVIGSAQTGAAPVASSSGIGGGVGGSQPQSTNSTIPIVATLDPNRIMPVNITLPAQTGSMNTESRVLTIHVPASALQDNQLTQILTAHLISSIMSLPTTLASSVLQQHVNAALINSNMQKSFNASKQLDGAVDTSDEDESEESDDNMDNDDDDDLDKDDDEDAENDGGAEEEPLNSDDDVTDEDASDVFETDNVIVCQYDKITRSRNKWKFYLKDGIMNIGGKDYVFQKSNGDAEW, encoded by the exons ATGAAACAAAATTGGCGGGCAAAACTAATGGCAAGCAAAGCTGTGGAAATAAATCCGGAACCTCCAGAGCCACAACCGCCACCAATTGTAGCCAATAATCCGAAG CCATCAAAG GCTGCCACCGCCAAAGCTAAGAAAGCAGCAGCGGCTGCCGCTGCAGCTGCAGCTCAACAAAACAGCAGTAATAATGCAACCAACGATATAAAACCAAGCATTGCACAGCTACAGTCGAACGTGGTAAATGGAGCTGGTACTATCGGTGGTCCGACCACATCAGCTGCAGCCAACAACTCGGCCGCAATGAATGGAGGTCTTAAACAGGAGTTGGGAAAGTCAGTGTCGACACTAAGCGGCGGATTGGGCAACAGCTTACAGAAATCGAATGTGATTGGCAGCGCGCAAACAGGTGCAGCACCAGTAGCTTCTTCATCAGGAATAGGCGGTGGTGTAGGTGGGTCACAGCCACAATCAACAAATTCAACCATACCGATTGTAGCCACACTTGATCCGAATCGCATTATGCCTGTAAAC ATAACATTACCCGCTCAAACTGGCTCCATGAACACAGAATCTCGCGTGCTCACCATACATGTTCCAGCATCGGCGCTTCAAGATAATCAGCTAACACAAATTTTGACCGCGCATTTAATTTCGTCTATAATGTCGTTGCCAACAACGCTGGCCTCCTCAGTGTTGCAGCAGCACGTGAATGCGGCGCTCATTAATAGCAACATGCAGA aaagttTCAATGCTTCAAAGCAACTTGATGGCGCTGTAGACACTTCAGACGAAGACGAAAGTGAAGAAAGCGATGATAACATGGACaatgatgatgacgatgattTAGATAAAGACGATGACGAAGACGCGGAAAACGACGGTGGCGCCGAAGAAGAACCGCTCAACAGTGATGATGATGTGACGGACGAGGATGCCAGCGATGTATTCGAAACGGATAACGTTATTGTTTGTCAGTACGATAAG ATCACACGTTCACGTAACAAATGGAAGTTTTACCTCAAGGATGGTATTATGAATATAGGTGGGAAAGATTATGTATTCCAAAAGTCCAATGGAGACGCGGAGTGGTAA